A window from Leptothermofonsia sichuanensis E412 encodes these proteins:
- a CDS encoding aldo/keto reductase produces the protein MKYRRFGKTNLLLSVFSLGTMRCLGSEDGVHQTIQQAIALGINHLETARGYGNSEWLLGRALKAGLPVPRSRLYITTKIPPTADADQMAQAIDESLERLQVDYLDALAIHGINTWQHLEWLRAEQGCMKAIRQAVADGRIRHLGFSTHGALEVILAAIATDWFEFINLHYTYFFQRNAAAIALAHQKDMGIFIISPADKGGLLYTPPATLEQLCQPFSPLELNYRFLLRDPRITTLSVGPANPEELATPLSIANQDATLTAVEAKVLEQLQNHQRSVLGTDQCHQCYACLPCPEDIHIPEVLRLRNLTVAYEMTRYGQYRYQMFENAGHWFPGNKANRCTDCGDCLPRCPAHLNIPTLVRDAHQRLNGKPGRRLWG, from the coding sequence TTGAAATACCGCCGTTTTGGTAAGACCAATCTTCTACTGTCAGTGTTCTCCCTGGGCACCATGCGCTGTCTGGGATCTGAGGATGGGGTTCATCAGACCATCCAGCAGGCGATCGCCCTGGGCATCAATCATCTAGAAACTGCCAGAGGCTACGGCAACAGCGAATGGCTTCTGGGCAGGGCGCTGAAAGCAGGGCTGCCTGTCCCCCGTTCCCGGCTTTACATTACAACCAAAATTCCGCCTACTGCCGATGCTGACCAGATGGCACAGGCCATTGATGAGTCGCTGGAACGCCTGCAAGTGGATTATCTGGACGCCCTGGCAATTCATGGCATAAACACCTGGCAACATCTGGAATGGCTCAGAGCAGAGCAGGGTTGCATGAAAGCCATCCGCCAGGCGGTTGCCGATGGCAGAATCCGCCATCTAGGGTTTTCAACCCATGGCGCTTTAGAGGTGATTCTGGCAGCAATTGCCACGGACTGGTTTGAGTTTATCAATTTACATTACACCTACTTTTTTCAGCGAAATGCAGCCGCGATCGCCCTTGCCCATCAGAAAGACATGGGCATCTTTATTATTTCTCCGGCAGACAAAGGTGGACTGCTCTATACCCCCCCTGCCACACTGGAACAACTCTGCCAGCCGTTTTCTCCCCTGGAGCTGAATTATCGATTTTTGTTGCGTGATCCCAGGATCACAACCCTCAGCGTCGGTCCCGCCAACCCGGAAGAGCTGGCTACGCCGCTGTCCATTGCCAATCAGGATGCCACATTAACAGCCGTTGAAGCAAAAGTCCTGGAACAGTTGCAGAACCACCAGCGCAGCGTATTAGGGACCGATCAGTGCCATCAGTGCTATGCCTGTCTGCCCTGTCCAGAGGACATTCACATTCCAGAAGTGCTGCGGCTGAGAAATTTGACTGTGGCTTACGAGATGACCCGCTATGGGCAATACCGATACCAGATGTTTGAAAACGCAGGGCACTGGTTTCCTGGCAATAAAGCCAATCGATGCACCGATTGTGGGGATTGCCTGCCCAGATGTCCTGCCCATCTGAATATTCCCACTCTGGTGCGGGATGCCCACCAGCGCTTAAACGGTAAGCCAGGACGGCGGCTTTGGGGATGA
- a CDS encoding bifunctional nuclease family protein translates to MIEMRVAGIALDAATRSPIVLLRDSTDRRQLPIYIGQDQAKAIINALENQIPPRPLTHDLLVNVLEEWDMTLERVVIHSLQDNTFYALLTISQGEVKKEIDARPSDAIAIALRTNSPIWVMEEVVADASIPVDRDADEVERRAFRDFISNLRPQDFVQRGKFSSSEESNNS, encoded by the coding sequence ATGATTGAAATGAGAGTCGCTGGAATTGCATTGGATGCTGCAACCCGCAGTCCAATTGTGTTGTTAAGGGATTCCACCGACCGGCGCCAACTTCCCATCTACATCGGACAAGATCAGGCAAAAGCCATTATCAATGCGTTAGAGAATCAGATTCCCCCCCGCCCATTGACCCATGATTTGCTTGTTAATGTGCTGGAGGAGTGGGATATGACGCTGGAACGGGTGGTCATCCATTCTCTGCAAGACAACACTTTCTACGCGCTGCTGACGATTTCCCAGGGCGAAGTCAAGAAGGAAATTGATGCCCGCCCCAGCGATGCGATCGCGATTGCCCTCCGGACCAACAGCCCTATCTGGGTGATGGAAGAGGTGGTTGCGGATGCCTCGATTCCGGTTGACCGGGATGCGGATGAAGTGGAGCGTCGTGCCTTCCGTGACTTTATCTCTAACCTGCGTCCACAGGATTTTGTCCAGCGGGGTAAGTTCAGTAGTAGTGAAGAAAGCAACAACAGTTGA
- the ribE gene encoding riboflavin synthase, protein MAVAQLNLSKNQVFTGLIQGLGTLQPIGADKLQITCSAAASGVILPELAIGDSVAVDGVCLTVVEILTQGFIAVMSPETSDRTILGRRSGACVNLETSLRVGSKLGGHFVTGHIDGIGYLQDAIQTATSWEMTFTTDDPRVARYLIPKGSIAVNGISLTVADCDPSGHRFMVAVIPHTYGATNLQYLRPGSPVNLEGDILGKYVEKFLRLAPESQPLTTDRLTSAFLVEHGYL, encoded by the coding sequence ATGGCTGTCGCTCAATTAAACTTATCGAAAAATCAAGTGTTTACAGGTCTGATTCAAGGTTTGGGAACGCTCCAGCCGATTGGAGCGGATAAATTACAGATCACCTGTTCAGCGGCAGCATCCGGAGTGATTCTGCCTGAACTGGCGATCGGCGATAGTGTAGCGGTGGATGGGGTTTGCCTGACGGTGGTGGAAATTTTGACTCAGGGATTTATTGCCGTGATGTCCCCAGAAACGAGCGATCGCACGATTTTGGGTCGGCGCTCTGGAGCCTGCGTGAACCTGGAAACTTCCCTGAGGGTGGGGAGCAAGCTGGGCGGGCACTTTGTCACCGGGCACATTGACGGAATTGGCTACCTGCAGGATGCCATCCAAACGGCGACTTCCTGGGAAATGACCTTCACAACCGATGACCCACGGGTTGCCCGCTATCTGATTCCCAAAGGCAGCATTGCTGTGAATGGCATCAGCCTGACTGTGGCCGATTGTGACCCATCCGGTCATCGGTTTATGGTGGCGGTTATTCCCCATACCTATGGGGCAACCAACCTCCAGTACCTCCGCCCGGGTAGCCCGGTTAACCTGGAGGGCGACATCCTGGGGAAATATGTTGAAAAGTTTCTGCGGCTGGCACCAGAGAGTCAACCCCTGACTACTGATCGCCTGACATCCGCTTTTCTGGTTGAGCACGGTTATCTCTAA
- a CDS encoding GNAT family N-acetyltransferase yields the protein MLETLCDTVQPGEGLNGMNIRDAVEGDLPAIVGIYNATIPYQTVTADLEPVTVESRLVWFHAHTPEKRPLWVLEAEGKVVAWLGFQSFYGRPAYEKTAELSIYVDSNYRQKGIGRMLVQRAIAHSPGYGIKTLLGFIFAENLPSLRLFEQLGFQRWGYLPRVAEVGNKERDLVIMGLRLSSG from the coding sequence ATGCTAGAAACGCTTTGTGATACGGTTCAGCCAGGGGAAGGATTGAATGGCATGAACATCCGGGATGCCGTTGAGGGAGATTTGCCTGCCATTGTTGGGATTTATAATGCCACCATTCCCTATCAAACGGTAACGGCTGATTTGGAGCCTGTGACGGTCGAGAGCCGCCTGGTGTGGTTTCATGCTCATACCCCGGAGAAGCGCCCCCTGTGGGTGCTGGAGGCGGAGGGAAAGGTCGTTGCCTGGTTGGGGTTTCAGTCGTTTTATGGGCGTCCTGCTTACGAAAAAACGGCTGAATTGAGCATTTATGTGGACTCCAATTATCGTCAGAAAGGAATTGGCAGAATGCTGGTGCAACGGGCGATCGCCCACAGCCCTGGCTATGGAATTAAAACCTTACTGGGGTTCATCTTTGCGGAAAATTTACCCAGTCTACGGTTATTTGAACAGCTTGGCTTTCAGCGCTGGGGATACTTACCCAGGGTGGCAGAAGTTGGCAACAAAGAGCGAGACCTGGTGATTATGGGGTTACGGTTAAGTAGTGGTTAG
- a CDS encoding cysteine hydrolase family protein, with the protein MPTISALPYEYELPESSQVALIVIDMQRDFLEPGGFGDALNNDVARLQAIVPVLKRLIEGFRAMDLTIIHTIECHQPDMSDCPPSKVKRGKGTLKIGDPGPMGRILIKGEPGNGIIPELAPIPGEFVIYKPGKGAFYATNLELILKEQNITHLFITGVTTEVCVQTTMREANDRGYECLMVEDCTESYFPEFKQSTLEMVRAQGGIVGWTSTADEVLKGLKAWKPSKAFA; encoded by the coding sequence ATGCCTACTATCTCTGCTTTACCTTACGAATACGAACTTCCAGAATCGAGCCAGGTTGCTTTGATTGTGATCGATATGCAGCGGGACTTCCTGGAACCGGGTGGCTTTGGTGATGCCTTAAACAACGATGTAGCCCGGTTGCAGGCGATCGTACCAGTTCTGAAGCGATTGATTGAAGGGTTCCGGGCAATGGATCTGACCATCATTCACACAATTGAGTGTCATCAACCGGATATGTCTGACTGCCCACCCTCCAAAGTTAAACGAGGTAAAGGAACGCTGAAAATTGGTGATCCGGGACCCATGGGACGGATTTTGATCAAAGGTGAACCTGGAAATGGGATCATCCCCGAACTGGCTCCCATCCCTGGAGAATTTGTAATTTATAAACCAGGCAAAGGTGCATTTTATGCCACCAATCTGGAGTTGATTCTGAAGGAACAAAATATTACCCACCTGTTCATTACTGGAGTCACCACCGAAGTGTGTGTTCAAACAACCATGCGAGAGGCAAACGATCGCGGTTATGAATGCCTTATGGTTGAAGATTGCACAGAAAGTTACTTCCCTGAATTCAAACAATCGACCCTGGAAATGGTGCGTGCCCAGGGGGGGATCGTAGGTTGGACCAGCACCGCCGATGAAGTATTAAAGGGACTGAAAGCCTGGAAACCTTCTAAAGCATTTGCTTAA
- a CDS encoding ABC transporter ATP-binding protein encodes MTEVADTVTQAMNDRHSAVAPPDLEVVNMSKHFGSLIALDTVSMRLKPATFHALLGENGAGKSTLVKCIMGFYKPTSGQVLINGQVRHIDSPRDAQRYGIGMVYQHFTSVPSMTVAENLVLSRYDSPNLVNWKKEYEALTAFMEAAPFKVPLDATIAQLAAGQKQKLEILKQLYLQSRILILDEPTSVLTPAEADEVLGLIRQQVTEGKISVLMISHKFREIMAFADEITVLRKGKFAGSGQVKDLTISEMAEMMMGEKREPQPVEKVAHRESIPVLEIKGIHANKDNGLEAVGGVNLNVHSGEIVGIAGISGNGQRELVEVLAGQRPATAGEVRVNGETYTMTRAEMYKHRIFVLPEEPLRNACVAHMSVAENLALRTFDRPPQAKGFLLIFKAIREMAVGLIDSFKIKTPSPETPVGNLSGGNVQRTVLARELHSDHIKLLIAANPCFGLDFAMVDYIHSQILEARNRGVAVLLVSEDLDELLKLSDRILVISGGKFAYESTIEEADFAQIGQSMAGH; translated from the coding sequence ATGACAGAAGTTGCAGACACCGTCACTCAGGCAATGAACGATAGGCATAGTGCCGTCGCACCTCCTGATCTGGAAGTAGTCAACATGAGCAAGCACTTTGGCTCGTTGATTGCTTTAGATACGGTTTCCATGAGGCTGAAACCAGCAACCTTTCATGCACTGTTAGGAGAGAACGGGGCAGGAAAAAGTACTCTGGTCAAGTGCATTATGGGATTCTACAAGCCTACCTCCGGGCAGGTATTGATTAATGGGCAGGTGCGCCATATTGATAGCCCCCGCGATGCCCAACGATATGGCATTGGTATGGTGTATCAGCACTTTACCTCCGTTCCTTCCATGACCGTTGCTGAAAACCTGGTGTTATCTCGCTATGACAGTCCCAATCTGGTGAACTGGAAGAAAGAGTATGAGGCGCTGACAGCATTCATGGAAGCAGCACCGTTTAAGGTCCCTCTGGATGCCACGATCGCCCAACTGGCTGCCGGTCAAAAGCAAAAGCTGGAAATTTTGAAGCAGCTTTATCTGCAAAGCAGGATCCTGATTCTGGACGAGCCGACCTCTGTTTTGACCCCTGCTGAAGCGGATGAAGTTCTGGGCTTAATTCGTCAGCAGGTGACAGAAGGCAAAATCAGTGTGCTGATGATCAGCCATAAATTCAGGGAAATCATGGCATTTGCTGACGAAATCACCGTGCTGCGGAAGGGCAAGTTTGCCGGTTCCGGTCAGGTGAAAGATCTGACCATCTCAGAAATGGCTGAGATGATGATGGGTGAAAAGCGGGAACCCCAACCCGTTGAAAAGGTTGCTCACCGCGAATCCATCCCTGTGCTTGAGATTAAAGGAATCCATGCCAACAAAGACAATGGTCTGGAAGCCGTAGGCGGGGTTAATTTGAATGTTCATAGTGGAGAAATTGTAGGCATTGCCGGAATTTCTGGTAACGGTCAGCGGGAACTGGTAGAAGTCCTGGCGGGTCAGCGCCCGGCAACGGCAGGTGAGGTTCGGGTGAATGGCGAAACTTACACGATGACGCGGGCTGAGATGTATAAGCATCGGATCTTTGTCTTACCTGAAGAACCCCTGCGTAATGCCTGTGTGGCTCACATGAGTGTGGCAGAAAACCTGGCACTCCGCACCTTCGATCGCCCTCCCCAGGCAAAGGGCTTTCTCCTGATCTTCAAAGCGATCCGTGAGATGGCAGTTGGTCTGATTGACAGCTTCAAGATCAAAACCCCCTCCCCTGAAACCCCGGTTGGCAACCTGTCTGGTGGCAATGTGCAGCGAACGGTGCTGGCACGGGAACTCCATTCAGATCACATCAAACTATTAATCGCGGCAAACCCCTGCTTTGGTCTGGACTTTGCCATGGTGGATTACATCCATAGCCAGATTCTGGAAGCCCGCAATCGGGGTGTTGCCGTTTTGTTGGTCAGTGAAGATTTGGATGAGCTACTTAAACTGTCCGATCGCATTCTGGTGATCAGCGGCGGCAAATTTGCCTACGAAAGCACGATTGAAGAAGCTGACTTTGCCCAAATTGGTCAAAGCATGGCAGGACACTAA
- a CDS encoding ABC transporter permease, with amino-acid sequence MAAEALGWWGVPLGIFAGTLRGSAPFLFVSLGECLTEKSGKINLGLEGTLLTGAMSAYAISYLGASQWGLPATVSPWLGVLVAGCAGMVLGFIHAWLSQQPKVNDIAVGIAMIIFGSGIAFFFGKPFIQPQAPALPTIDIGGWSSIPAVQSALKISPLFVLGILIAPLMAWFFKSTRWGLFVRAVGDSPDAALAMGVSIKKVRMLCIIAGSFLAGIGGACLSLYYPGIWSESISSGQGLMAVALVIFARWNPIQCLWASLFFGGAQAIGPALQSVGIDQGRYLFNAAPYVLTLLIMIITCSPKKTLSGAPGALGTISG; translated from the coding sequence ATGGCAGCAGAAGCATTGGGATGGTGGGGAGTTCCTCTGGGAATCTTTGCTGGAACCCTGCGGGGGAGTGCCCCTTTCCTGTTCGTCAGCCTGGGTGAATGTTTGACCGAAAAAAGCGGCAAAATTAACCTGGGGCTGGAAGGGACGTTATTGACTGGGGCAATGAGCGCCTATGCCATCTCCTACCTGGGTGCCAGTCAGTGGGGATTACCTGCAACGGTGTCTCCTTGGTTGGGGGTGCTGGTAGCTGGATGTGCCGGTATGGTCTTAGGCTTTATCCATGCCTGGTTGTCTCAACAGCCAAAGGTTAATGACATTGCGGTTGGTATTGCCATGATTATCTTTGGCAGTGGTATTGCTTTCTTCTTTGGCAAACCCTTTATCCAACCCCAGGCACCCGCTCTGCCCACGATTGACATTGGTGGCTGGAGTTCAATTCCTGCGGTTCAATCCGCTCTTAAAATTAGTCCTCTATTTGTTTTGGGAATCCTGATTGCTCCGCTGATGGCGTGGTTTTTTAAGTCTACACGCTGGGGCTTATTTGTGCGTGCTGTCGGTGATAGCCCAGATGCCGCTCTGGCAATGGGAGTTTCCATCAAAAAGGTGCGAATGCTTTGCATCATTGCCGGCAGTTTCCTGGCAGGCATCGGTGGAGCCTGCCTTTCGCTCTACTATCCCGGTATCTGGTCAGAAAGCATTTCCAGCGGTCAGGGGTTGATGGCAGTCGCACTGGTGATTTTTGCCCGCTGGAACCCGATTCAGTGCTTATGGGCATCCCTCTTTTTTGGTGGGGCGCAGGCGATCGGTCCGGCTCTGCAATCGGTGGGAATTGACCAGGGACGGTATTTGTTCAACGCCGCTCCCTATGTTTTGACCTTGCTAATTATGATCATCACCTGTTCACCCAAGAAAACGCTCTCAGGCGCACCCGGAGCCTTAGGGACGATCAGTGGGTAG
- a CDS encoding ABC transporter permease — MVLNRSNWRSTAEAIAIPIGAILFAMVLFGIFCAFYGKNPFEIYAAIYKSAFSNWRTFQGTLLRAAPLMLTALCTALPARLGLMIIGNEGALVMGALGAITAGLLLSYGSVLPAPEQVQNLLGLPPAVVITAMALAGMAAGGIWIGIAGVLRHYRAVNETISSLLMNYIAIALLNHLVEGPMKDPASLNKPSTFPLPDIYKLGSIPSSRVHYGLIFGLIACAIAYFLIQHTTFGFAARTAGGNVKAARIAGLPVGQLTVTICFLAGACAGLAGMVEVAAVQGQANASIVAGYGYAGILVAFVARYNPLAAILVAILLGGIVASGGALQRTFGMPDATVLLFQGLVFIVVLYSESLYGRFQIFKDRPPAVAAPPSSSTAIPT, encoded by the coding sequence ATGGTACTCAATCGTTCTAACTGGCGCTCGACGGCAGAGGCGATCGCAATTCCCATTGGGGCAATCCTGTTCGCGATGGTTTTGTTTGGTATCTTCTGCGCGTTCTACGGCAAAAACCCATTTGAGATTTATGCAGCCATCTATAAATCCGCCTTCAGCAACTGGCGGACCTTCCAGGGAACGCTGCTACGAGCCGCTCCGTTGATGTTGACCGCTCTTTGCACGGCCTTACCTGCCCGGCTGGGGTTGATGATCATTGGGAATGAAGGAGCACTGGTCATGGGTGCTCTGGGAGCCATTACAGCGGGATTGTTGCTCTCCTATGGGTCGGTTCTGCCCGCTCCCGAACAGGTACAAAACCTGTTGGGACTTCCGCCAGCCGTGGTGATTACAGCCATGGCACTGGCAGGCATGGCGGCGGGAGGAATCTGGATTGGCATAGCGGGTGTCCTGCGCCACTATCGGGCAGTCAATGAAACCATCAGTAGTCTGCTGATGAACTACATTGCGATCGCCCTCCTGAACCACCTGGTCGAAGGTCCCATGAAAGACCCGGCTTCCCTGAACAAACCCTCGACCTTTCCGCTGCCCGATATTTACAAGCTGGGTAGCATTCCCTCCAGTCGAGTTCACTATGGGTTGATTTTTGGGTTAATCGCCTGTGCGATCGCCTACTTCCTGATCCAGCACACCACTTTTGGCTTTGCTGCCCGCACCGCCGGAGGCAATGTCAAAGCTGCCCGCATCGCAGGTCTGCCCGTGGGTCAACTGACTGTGACAATCTGTTTTCTGGCGGGTGCCTGTGCTGGTCTGGCAGGCATGGTTGAGGTTGCAGCGGTGCAGGGACAGGCAAACGCTTCCATCGTAGCGGGTTACGGCTATGCAGGAATTCTGGTTGCCTTTGTTGCCCGTTACAACCCCCTGGCTGCCATTCTCGTTGCCATTTTGTTGGGTGGCATTGTTGCCAGCGGTGGTGCCTTACAACGCACTTTCGGAATGCCAGATGCCACCGTACTGCTGTTCCAGGGATTAGTTTTCATCGTCGTTCTGTACAGTGAATCCCTTTACGGACGCTTTCAGATCTTTAAGGATCGGCCACCTGCCGTGGCTGCTCCGCCATCCTCATCAACAGCAATACCGACTTAA
- a CDS encoding BMP family ABC transporter substrate-binding protein: MSTRRYVYVPRRQVIRGLLATAAFGATSKLWGCSSTPSETQTGTGSEASPVSDKPLVMGFIYVGAKDDYGWNQAQATGAAEAAKLPGVKIIEQASVPETKEVQEVMRNMIEQDGATVLFPTSFGYFDPHILEVAKDFPEVQFFHAGTLWKEGLPDNIGSYFALVDEGQYLAGRVAAMTSKTGKLGFVAAKPINPVLRNINPFILGARSIKPDIKMQVIFTGDWSMPVKEAEATNSLADQGVDVVAMHVDSPKVVIETAEKRGIYSSGYHAAQNDLAPKGYLTGTAYKWSIIFKGYVDMIRSGKTLMNGGIPHQVIGGLKEDYIELAPFGPAVSEAARKDVEETKAKLVDGSMLVYTGAIEDNTGSVKIPAGTSYKVTDSQLTQIDWLAEGVIGKVS, translated from the coding sequence GTGAGTACGAGAAGATACGTGTATGTTCCCCGGCGTCAGGTAATTCGGGGTCTTCTAGCAACTGCTGCCTTTGGAGCAACCTCCAAACTCTGGGGCTGCTCGTCTACCCCCTCAGAAACCCAGACGGGCACAGGGAGTGAAGCCAGCCCGGTTTCTGATAAACCTCTGGTTATGGGTTTCATCTATGTGGGGGCAAAGGATGACTATGGCTGGAACCAGGCACAGGCGACCGGGGCAGCAGAAGCCGCCAAACTCCCTGGGGTCAAAATCATTGAGCAGGCAAGTGTTCCTGAAACCAAAGAGGTCCAGGAAGTAATGCGCAACATGATTGAGCAGGATGGCGCAACCGTACTGTTTCCAACTTCGTTTGGTTACTTTGACCCGCACATTCTGGAAGTGGCAAAGGATTTTCCAGAGGTGCAGTTCTTCCATGCCGGAACTTTGTGGAAAGAAGGATTGCCGGATAATATTGGCAGCTATTTTGCACTGGTGGACGAGGGCCAGTATCTTGCCGGTCGCGTTGCTGCCATGACTTCCAAGACAGGTAAGTTAGGCTTTGTGGCCGCAAAACCAATCAATCCAGTACTTCGTAATATTAATCCCTTCATTTTGGGTGCCCGCAGCATTAAGCCCGACATTAAAATGCAGGTCATTTTCACTGGCGACTGGTCAATGCCGGTGAAAGAGGCGGAAGCCACCAATTCCCTGGCAGACCAGGGCGTTGATGTGGTTGCCATGCACGTTGACAGTCCCAAGGTCGTGATTGAAACGGCGGAGAAACGGGGTATTTACTCCAGCGGTTACCATGCAGCTCAAAATGACCTGGCACCCAAGGGCTACCTGACCGGAACAGCTTATAAGTGGAGCATAATCTTCAAGGGTTATGTTGACATGATCCGGAGTGGCAAGACCTTAATGAATGGCGGCATTCCTCATCAGGTGATTGGTGGTCTGAAGGAAGACTACATTGAACTGGCTCCTTTTGGGCCTGCGGTTTCTGAGGCAGCCAGGAAGGATGTGGAAGAGACAAAAGCCAAGCTTGTGGATGGCTCCATGCTGGTCTATACAGGGGCAATTGAGGACAATACTGGCTCCGTTAAAATCCCGGCAGGTACAAGTTATAAAGTCACAGATTCTCAACTGACTCAAATTGACTGGCTGGCTGAAGGCGTGATTGGTAAGGTGAGTTAA
- a CDS encoding peptidoglycan recognition protein family protein: MRRKFFGVVALVAFCVITLSLTINVGLAQLRDDAGFESPGSVVPDPPAATQPSAPLFSTACALQPERKNRPSIRSTTEALGIAPHAITLSRFRQEREVVDSEKRLPLTRLLSQLTTYTPREEIALIDPTNYGDRYFRDINGNLALLEPLVVLHETVGSANSAINFFRTPHPRDEDQASYHTLIRLNGTIVYLVPPDKRAFGAGNSAFKGQTVKTNPALAGSVNNFAYHISLETPADGNNNRAHHSGYTQAQYQSLAWLVAKTGVTDDRITTHKAVDRSSSRMDPRSFEFPRFMSLLQTYPRTTEIAIHCTEPGTDSDS, translated from the coding sequence ATGAGACGAAAGTTTTTCGGGGTTGTGGCGCTGGTGGCGTTCTGTGTAATTACGTTGAGCCTGACGATCAACGTGGGGCTTGCGCAGCTTCGCGATGACGCCGGGTTTGAATCCCCAGGCAGTGTCGTGCCGGATCCCCCCGCGGCCACTCAACCATCGGCTCCCCTATTTTCAACCGCCTGTGCTCTGCAACCAGAAAGGAAAAATCGGCCCTCGATCCGGTCAACGACTGAGGCGTTAGGGATAGCCCCCCATGCAATTACGCTGAGTCGATTCCGCCAGGAACGGGAGGTAGTGGATTCTGAAAAGCGGCTGCCCCTGACCAGGTTGTTGAGTCAACTGACCACCTACACCCCCAGGGAGGAGATTGCTTTAATCGACCCGACCAATTACGGCGATCGCTATTTCAGGGATATCAACGGTAACCTGGCTTTGTTAGAGCCGCTGGTTGTCTTGCACGAAACAGTTGGCTCTGCGAACAGCGCGATTAACTTTTTCCGCACCCCCCACCCCAGAGACGAAGACCAGGCAAGCTATCACACCCTGATCCGCTTAAATGGCACGATTGTATACCTGGTGCCCCCCGATAAGCGAGCATTTGGGGCAGGCAACTCCGCATTCAAGGGGCAAACGGTAAAGACCAACCCGGCACTGGCAGGTTCCGTCAACAACTTTGCTTACCACATTTCGCTGGAAACCCCTGCCGATGGCAACAATAATCGCGCTCACCATAGTGGCTATACCCAGGCACAATACCAGTCTTTAGCCTGGCTGGTTGCTAAAACGGGGGTCACAGACGACCGGATTACAACCCACAAAGCCGTTGACCGCTCATCCTCCCGGATGGATCCGCGCAGTTTTGAGTTTCCCCGGTTTATGTCACTGCTACAGACCTATCCCCGCACCACTGAGATTGCCATTCACTGCACTGAGCCTGGGACGGATTCTGACAGCTAA
- a CDS encoding 4Fe-4S single cluster domain-containing protein — protein sequence MSRVNPYLSLLEIPPGYLNIMGYVDESEVNGPGCRAVIWVQGCLRECQGCFNPASWSFEINQLVEIDTLVERILDNPRNEGVTFSGGEPFWQAPALAVLARKVKAAGLNVMAFTGFTLEQLKDAYAPAGAKDLLEQLDILIDGPYVEALAVNSPDSPVSSSNQRVHIFNPAFKDQITWASDQVEIHILKDGSRIITGYRGQMLPTELEPYQTS from the coding sequence ATGTCTCGCGTCAACCCCTATCTTTCCCTGCTGGAAATTCCCCCTGGATATCTGAACATCATGGGCTATGTGGATGAGTCAGAAGTCAACGGTCCCGGTTGTCGAGCAGTGATCTGGGTGCAGGGCTGCCTGCGGGAATGCCAGGGGTGCTTTAACCCGGCATCCTGGTCATTTGAAATCAATCAACTGGTGGAGATTGACACCCTGGTTGAACGAATTCTGGACAATCCCCGCAACGAAGGGGTTACCTTTTCGGGGGGAGAGCCGTTCTGGCAGGCTCCTGCCCTGGCTGTCCTGGCACGTAAGGTGAAAGCCGCTGGTTTGAATGTTATGGCTTTTACAGGTTTCACCCTGGAACAACTCAAGGATGCTTACGCTCCGGCAGGCGCAAAAGATTTGCTGGAACAACTGGATATTCTGATTGATGGTCCTTATGTAGAGGCACTGGCTGTTAATTCCCCTGATTCGCCAGTTTCATCCAGTAATCAGCGGGTTCATATTTTTAATCCGGCGTTTAAAGACCAGATTACCTGGGCCAGTGATCAGGTTGAAATTCACATTTTGAAGGATGGTAGCCGCATTATCACAGGCTATCGAGGGCAAATGTTACCCACTGAGTTGGAGCCATATCAGACATCTTGA